In a genomic window of Nodosilinea sp. E11:
- the clpP gene encoding ATP-dependent Clp endopeptidase proteolytic subunit ClpP, with product MIASNPLSSPILSLSHADQVRSMLPVVVEQSGRGERAFDIYSRLLRERIVFLGTPVTDEVADSIVAQLLYLDAEEPEKDVQLYINSPGGSVTAGMAIYDTMQQIRPDVVTICFGLAASMGAFLLCAGAKGKRLSLPSARIMIHQPLGGAQGQAVDIEIQAREILYHKSRLNELIAHHTGQPIDRIEADTERDFYMSAAEAKNYGIIDDVVERQSLSAAVAMTALN from the coding sequence ATGATTGCATCGAACCCTTTGAGTAGCCCCATCTTGAGTTTGAGCCACGCCGACCAGGTGCGCAGCATGTTACCCGTTGTTGTAGAGCAATCGGGGCGGGGGGAACGTGCGTTTGATATTTACTCTCGCCTGCTGCGGGAGCGGATTGTGTTTTTGGGCACACCGGTTACTGACGAAGTGGCCGATTCAATTGTTGCTCAACTGCTTTACCTTGATGCCGAAGAGCCTGAGAAGGACGTGCAGCTCTATATCAACTCTCCCGGTGGTTCGGTGACGGCGGGCATGGCCATTTACGACACCATGCAGCAAATTCGCCCGGACGTGGTGACCATTTGTTTTGGCCTAGCGGCCAGTATGGGAGCATTTCTGCTGTGCGCCGGGGCTAAGGGCAAGCGGCTGTCGCTGCCCAGTGCTCGAATTATGATTCACCAGCCGTTGGGGGGTGCCCAGGGCCAGGCGGTCGATATCGAAATTCAGGCGCGGGAGATTCTGTACCACAAGAGTCGTCTCAATGAGCTGATTGCCCATCACACTGGGCAGCCCATCGATCGCATTGAAGCCGATACGGAACGCGACTTTTATATGTCTGCTGCCGAGGCCAAAAATTACGGAATCATTGATGATGTCGTAGAGAGACAGTCGCTCTCGGCAGCCGTCGCTATGACTGCACTTAATTAG
- a CDS encoding aspartate-semialdehyde dehydrogenase → MSNGLSVAVMGATGAVGAELLTLLDERSFPLKNLTLLASPRSAGTTLSFRGEDIPVQAIGPDSFTGIDLVLASAGGSVSQEWLPKAVAAGAICIDNSSAYRMDPSVPLVVPEVNPEAAQTHQGIIANPNCTTILMALAVWPLHQVQPVQRLVVATYQSASGAGARAMEEVKQQARAILAGEEPVAEAFPYPLAFNLFPHNSPLDEQGYCQEEMKMVNETRKIFGADNLRISATCVRVPVLRAHSEAVNIEFATPFSPQAAKALLAKAPGVKLVEDWKRNYFPMPMEASGQDDVLVGRIRQDISNPNALELWLSGDQIRKGAALNAVQIAELLAVPQAVVAG, encoded by the coding sequence GTGTCGAATGGGCTGAGCGTTGCAGTAATGGGGGCCACGGGGGCCGTGGGGGCAGAGCTTTTGACGCTGCTCGATGAGCGATCGTTTCCCCTTAAAAATCTGACTCTGCTGGCGTCTCCTCGATCAGCAGGCACTACTCTTAGCTTCCGGGGCGAAGACATTCCCGTACAGGCCATCGGCCCAGACTCCTTCACCGGCATTGATCTGGTATTGGCATCGGCAGGCGGGTCGGTCTCTCAAGAATGGTTGCCCAAGGCGGTGGCGGCGGGTGCTATTTGCATCGACAACTCCAGCGCCTATCGAATGGATCCCTCAGTGCCTCTGGTGGTGCCCGAGGTCAACCCTGAAGCCGCCCAAACCCACCAGGGAATCATTGCTAACCCCAACTGCACTACCATTTTGATGGCCTTGGCCGTTTGGCCACTGCACCAGGTACAACCCGTGCAGCGTTTGGTAGTGGCCACCTACCAGTCGGCCAGCGGCGCTGGCGCTAGGGCTATGGAAGAGGTCAAACAACAGGCTCGCGCTATCTTGGCTGGCGAAGAACCTGTGGCAGAGGCTTTTCCCTACCCTCTGGCGTTTAACCTGTTTCCTCACAACTCGCCCCTTGACGAACAGGGCTACTGCCAAGAGGAGATGAAGATGGTGAACGAAACCCGCAAAATTTTTGGCGCTGACAACCTAAGAATCTCGGCCACCTGTGTGAGGGTTCCCGTACTGCGAGCCCACTCCGAAGCGGTTAATATTGAATTTGCGACTCCATTTTCTCCCCAAGCCGCTAAGGCGTTACTGGCCAAAGCCCCAGGGGTCAAACTGGTCGAAGATTGGAAGCGCAACTACTTCCCTATGCCTATGGAGGCCAGCGGTCAAGACGATGTGCTGGTCGGTCGTATCCGCCAGGATATCTCTAACCCCAACGCTTTGGAGCTGTGGCTAAGCGGCGACCAGATTCGCAAGGGGGCCGCCCTCAATGCGGTGCAGATCGCTGAGTTGCTGGCTGTGCCCCAGGCGGTAGTGGCGGGTTAA
- the tig gene encoding trigger factor yields MKVTQEVLPDSQVGLAIEIPADLSQKTYDQVLNKMMRTVNVPGFRKGKVPRQVFLQRVGVPQFKAAVIEELVQNAVEKAIKQEEIEAIGNYQLKSSFEELISQYEPGQPLAIQASVDVPPRVTLKTYKGLSVQAEEILPDPEQVDTTLAKYQNNMATLVPIEDRPAQAGDVAVIDFVGKVQNESGEFEEFQGGSGTDFQVELEEGRFIPGFMEGIIGMALEEAKDIEIPFPDDYSQAELAGKPAVFSITLKEIKEKELPDLDDDFAQEISEFATIEELRTSLTERYQEEATEKTKANKDAALIEALVEHLEAEIPNTLVQKEVDFLLTQTIMQLSRQGIDVNKMLTRELVDGMRQRTRPEAIERLRRTLALGEVAKQEGIKVEEEALQAKIKEAMAEVEDPSQIDPDRLTQVLTEELLQEKILAWLEEVNTVELVPEGTLQPEPEAAADLDEALESDTVESEAADAQTVEVEATEVEATEVSAAGASAGKSKKKAENR; encoded by the coding sequence ATGAAAGTTACCCAGGAAGTACTGCCCGATAGCCAGGTGGGACTCGCAATTGAGATCCCTGCTGATCTGTCTCAAAAGACCTACGATCAGGTGCTCAATAAGATGATGCGGACGGTCAATGTGCCGGGCTTTCGCAAGGGCAAGGTGCCCCGGCAGGTCTTTTTGCAGCGGGTTGGGGTGCCTCAGTTCAAGGCCGCAGTGATTGAAGAACTGGTGCAAAACGCCGTAGAAAAGGCGATTAAGCAAGAAGAAATCGAGGCGATCGGCAACTACCAGTTAAAAAGTTCCTTTGAGGAATTGATTAGCCAGTACGAGCCTGGGCAGCCCCTCGCCATTCAAGCCTCGGTCGATGTGCCTCCCCGTGTCACCTTGAAGACCTACAAGGGTTTATCGGTTCAAGCCGAAGAAATCCTCCCTGATCCGGAGCAGGTTGACACCACCCTGGCAAAGTACCAAAACAACATGGCCACCCTGGTGCCGATTGAAGATCGCCCTGCCCAGGCTGGCGATGTGGCCGTGATCGACTTCGTTGGTAAGGTGCAGAACGAAAGCGGCGAATTTGAAGAATTTCAGGGCGGCTCAGGCACCGACTTCCAGGTCGAACTCGAGGAGGGGCGCTTCATTCCCGGCTTTATGGAAGGCATCATTGGCATGGCCCTCGAAGAGGCCAAAGATATCGAAATTCCGTTCCCGGACGACTATTCCCAGGCGGAGTTGGCAGGTAAGCCTGCGGTGTTCTCTATCACCCTGAAGGAAATTAAAGAAAAAGAACTGCCCGATCTCGACGATGATTTTGCCCAGGAGATCAGCGAGTTTGCGACGATTGAAGAGTTGCGGACTTCGCTGACTGAGCGCTACCAGGAAGAGGCGACGGAGAAAACCAAGGCCAACAAAGACGCGGCTTTGATCGAAGCCCTTGTAGAGCACCTAGAGGCCGAAATTCCCAACACTCTGGTGCAAAAAGAGGTGGACTTTTTGCTCACCCAGACCATCATGCAGCTTAGCCGCCAGGGCATTGATGTCAACAAAATGCTGACTCGGGAGCTGGTTGATGGCATGCGCCAGCGCACGCGTCCTGAAGCGATCGAGCGCCTGCGCCGCACTTTGGCCTTGGGCGAAGTGGCCAAGCAGGAAGGCATTAAGGTCGAAGAAGAGGCGCTTCAAGCAAAAATTAAGGAGGCTATGGCCGAGGTCGAAGATCCCAGCCAGATTGACCCCGATCGCCTGACCCAGGTGCTAACCGAAGAGCTGCTGCAAGAAAAAATTCTGGCCTGGCTAGAAGAAGTCAACACCGTTGAGCTGGTGCCCGAAGGCACATTGCAACCAGAGCCTGAGGCGGCTGCCGATCTAGACGAGGCCCTTGAAAGCGACACTGTCGAGTCAGAAGCCGCTGATGCTCAAACGGTAGAGGTCGAAGCTACAGAAGTTGAGGCCACTGAGGTCTCAGCCGCTGGGGCATCGGCGGGCAAAAGCAAAAAAAAGGCTGAAAATCGCTAG